The following coding sequences are from one Microbacterium wangchenii window:
- a CDS encoding endonuclease/exonuclease/phosphatase family protein, with translation MRRILGLLGAAVCIVGAAVLTWPQFFHLERMLPVAQVIAFRGPIAVVFGALALVFLLLALARPMRVFALTLALVLGAAAVVNGGILAGRGLGNDAMPEKTETSIRVLTWNTAGSATTADTIAQIAVAMRADIVTLPETTIQTGEQVAVTMRELGAPMWAHHAAYGEYGVDGWDATSTTMLISPELGDYSVIASSQDGTSNTSTVPSAVAMPVDGQGPTVVAAHAVAPRGEYMQAWRDDLQWLADQCASGNVILAGDFNATLDHMQGMGVDGGVLGRCGATTVETGNGAVGTWPTAMPALLGAPIDHILATPDWTATGSAVLTSLDGQGGDHRPLVVQLEPSGN, from the coding sequence GTGCGTCGCATCCTGGGTCTCCTCGGAGCTGCGGTGTGCATCGTGGGTGCCGCCGTGCTCACGTGGCCGCAGTTCTTCCACCTGGAGCGCATGCTCCCCGTCGCCCAGGTGATCGCGTTCCGCGGGCCCATCGCGGTCGTCTTCGGCGCCCTCGCCCTCGTCTTCCTGCTGCTGGCCCTCGCCCGCCCGATGCGCGTGTTCGCGCTGACCCTCGCCCTCGTCCTCGGCGCCGCCGCCGTCGTCAACGGAGGCATCCTGGCCGGGCGCGGGCTCGGCAACGACGCAATGCCGGAGAAGACGGAGACCAGCATCCGGGTCCTCACCTGGAACACCGCAGGGTCGGCGACCACCGCAGACACGATCGCCCAGATCGCCGTCGCGATGCGCGCCGACATCGTGACGCTGCCGGAGACGACCATCCAGACCGGCGAGCAGGTCGCGGTGACGATGCGCGAGCTCGGGGCGCCGATGTGGGCCCATCACGCCGCGTACGGTGAATACGGTGTGGACGGGTGGGATGCCACGTCCACGACCATGCTCATCTCCCCCGAGCTGGGCGACTACTCCGTCATCGCCTCCTCGCAGGATGGGACGAGCAACACCTCCACGGTGCCCAGCGCCGTGGCCATGCCCGTGGACGGTCAGGGGCCCACCGTCGTGGCCGCGCACGCGGTCGCCCCCCGCGGGGAGTACATGCAGGCGTGGCGCGATGACCTGCAGTGGCTGGCCGATCAGTGCGCGAGCGGCAACGTGATCCTCGCCGGCGACTTCAACGCCACCCTGGATCACATGCAGGGGATGGGCGTGGACGGCGGCGTGCTGGGGCGGTGCGGAGCGACCACCGTGGAGACCGGCAACGGGGCGGTGGGCACATGGCCGACCGCGATGCCGGCCCTGCTCGGCGCGCCCATCGACCACATCCTCGCCACCCCGGACTGGACCGCCACCGGCTCCGCCGTGCTGACCTCGCTGGACGGGCAGGGCGGCGACCACCGGCCGCTGGTCGTGCAGTTGGAGCCATCCGGGAACTGA
- a CDS encoding PHP domain-containing protein: MEHARRFEGPTDLHLHSIHSDGTEPPALVVAAAHRHGLRTAALTDHDTTSGWAEAADAATSLGMTFVPGMELSARHQWRSVHLLAYLIDPDDPGLRAMTDRIRSSRLERAQVMADRISRDYDLGWDDILAQTTDGATVGRPHIADALIARGVVRDRAEAFRGILSPGGEYYVALYAPDPVTAVRLIADAGGVPIMAHPAARAGLLPSGLLDEMLSAGLAGFELGHRENLPAPTRTLRRIAEERDLIVTGSSDYHGLGKPNEPGENTTSDDMVERILAAGSGSAPVFP, encoded by the coding sequence GTGGAGCACGCGCGCAGGTTCGAAGGCCCGACCGACCTCCACCTTCACTCCATCCACTCCGACGGCACCGAGCCGCCCGCTCTCGTGGTGGCCGCCGCCCACCGGCACGGCTTGCGCACCGCGGCCCTGACCGACCACGACACGACCTCCGGATGGGCGGAGGCCGCGGACGCAGCGACCTCCCTCGGGATGACCTTCGTGCCGGGGATGGAGCTGTCGGCCCGGCATCAGTGGCGCAGCGTCCATCTGCTGGCCTATCTCATCGATCCCGACGACCCCGGCCTGCGTGCGATGACCGATCGCATCCGCTCCTCCCGCCTCGAGCGCGCCCAGGTGATGGCCGACCGCATCTCGCGCGACTACGACCTCGGCTGGGACGACATCCTGGCCCAGACGACCGACGGCGCCACGGTGGGACGGCCGCACATCGCCGACGCGCTGATCGCGCGGGGTGTCGTGCGAGACCGGGCGGAGGCGTTCCGGGGCATCCTCAGCCCGGGCGGGGAGTACTACGTCGCACTGTACGCGCCCGACCCGGTGACCGCCGTGCGACTGATCGCCGACGCCGGCGGCGTGCCCATCATGGCCCACCCCGCCGCGCGAGCGGGTCTCCTGCCCTCAGGGCTGCTGGACGAGATGCTCTCGGCGGGACTGGCCGGATTCGAGCTCGGTCACAGGGAGAACCTCCCTGCCCCCACGCGCACCCTGCGCCGGATCGCGGAAGAGCGCGACCTGATCGTCACGGGCTCCAGCGACTACCACGGGCTGGGAAAGCCCAACGAGCCGGGCGAGAACACGACCTCCGACGACATGGTGGAGCGCATCCTCGCCGCCGGCTCGGGGAGTGCTCCGGTCTTCCCGTAG
- a CDS encoding ATP-dependent helicase, whose product MVRGETFVADAALDESQRTVTALPADASAVVAGAPGSGKTASLVARVRALVAAGLDPDDLLVLTPTRPSATALRDPLGLAVGRATAGPMARSVASFAYHLVRGAEVHAGGEPPQLLTGRDEDQIIQDLLAGDAEDEAAGLRRWPDDLGAGIRGTRGFRSDVRAFLAECTTLGIQPDDLDALAARCDVPAWAALASFAREYHRVRSDMRGAYRDAAGLVREAIGIVRTAPAAVLGRFAGLRCILVDDAQELTAGGVELLEACRARGIGVVAWGDPDVGSGAFRGATPENFARLAHVLGRVEVLGTVHRGTRAQVDLVRSVTARIGAAGVVAHRRAPEGAAPDGSVRTYLLRSPGEELDAIARLLRERHVLDGVPWRECAVIAHDSRQVSALETELAAREVPARASGPGRPLGAQRPVRDLLAVVELAVQDPQEWTAPALTDALLGVCGGLDPIEVRRLRMLLRSAEIADGGERTAGDLLVSGLRHPLELEALDTREARRAARLGLTLAAVRAQADEHATAHELLWTVWERSGLQRAWREAARGNGPVADQANRDLDAVVALFQAAKRFGERQPGEPAATFVRAVRDSDVAEDRLDDVERADAVHVLTPAAAAARSFDTVIVAGVQDGIWPNTRVRGGLLQTWRLADAVLRPDAPTAGILDRRRQAMHDELRLFARAVSRANRRLVVTAVDDDDQGPSVFFEMLPAPEPAGSLAEHPLSLRGLVAQHRRTLTSARSTAAQRRAAAGQLAVLAGAEVAGAAPESWYGMLPPTSTAPLRDLDREPVRVSPSRLHALEECQLDWVISDLGGDRQGMTAGIGTVLHAALETAESPDEEALWAAVEARWGELEFEAAWRERAERTRARDLVRRLALYLARFAADGGRLLGAERHFEVPIPLEDAGAHGAVLSGDIDRVELAPDGSVVIVDLKTGKSEPQTDAKVAENPQLAAYQLAHAAGAIDAVAGMPSGGAKLLVLRPTAATADYVTPRQPPFDDDQRAAFVARVADAVDVMRGTSFAAAYEEHCRDEYAYGVCRIHTIAAVSAS is encoded by the coding sequence ATGGTTCGGGGCGAGACGTTCGTTGCGGATGCCGCCCTGGACGAGTCGCAGCGCACGGTGACGGCACTGCCGGCGGACGCATCCGCCGTCGTGGCCGGCGCGCCGGGATCCGGCAAGACCGCGTCGCTGGTGGCGCGGGTGCGTGCCCTCGTGGCCGCAGGACTGGACCCGGACGACCTGCTCGTGCTCACCCCGACGCGTCCGAGCGCGACCGCCCTGCGCGATCCGCTGGGTCTTGCCGTGGGCCGCGCGACGGCCGGTCCGATGGCGCGCTCGGTGGCCTCCTTCGCCTACCACCTCGTCCGCGGGGCCGAGGTGCACGCCGGTGGCGAACCGCCGCAGCTGCTCACCGGCCGCGACGAGGACCAGATCATCCAGGACCTCCTCGCCGGCGATGCCGAGGACGAAGCCGCCGGACTGCGCCGCTGGCCCGACGACCTGGGGGCGGGCATCCGCGGGACGCGGGGCTTCCGCAGCGACGTGCGGGCTTTCCTGGCCGAGTGCACGACGCTCGGGATCCAGCCGGACGACCTCGACGCGCTCGCGGCGCGCTGCGACGTTCCGGCGTGGGCCGCACTGGCCTCCTTCGCCCGCGAGTACCACCGCGTCCGCTCCGACATGCGCGGCGCGTACCGCGATGCGGCGGGTCTCGTGCGCGAGGCCATCGGCATCGTGCGCACCGCCCCGGCCGCCGTCCTCGGCCGGTTCGCGGGGTTGCGCTGCATCCTCGTGGACGATGCCCAGGAGCTCACCGCCGGAGGCGTCGAACTTCTCGAGGCGTGCCGCGCCCGCGGGATCGGCGTCGTCGCGTGGGGAGACCCCGACGTGGGTTCGGGGGCCTTCCGCGGTGCCACACCGGAGAATTTCGCGCGCCTGGCGCACGTGCTCGGCAGGGTCGAGGTGCTCGGCACGGTGCACCGCGGCACCCGTGCGCAGGTCGACCTGGTCCGCTCGGTCACCGCGCGCATCGGCGCGGCCGGCGTGGTCGCGCACCGCCGGGCGCCCGAGGGGGCGGCCCCGGACGGCTCGGTGCGCACCTACCTGCTGCGCTCACCCGGCGAGGAGCTCGACGCCATCGCCCGGCTCCTGCGCGAGCGGCACGTCCTGGACGGCGTGCCGTGGCGGGAGTGCGCGGTCATCGCCCACGACTCCCGGCAGGTCTCCGCGCTGGAGACCGAGCTCGCCGCGCGCGAGGTGCCGGCGCGGGCGAGCGGCCCCGGCCGCCCCCTCGGCGCGCAGCGCCCCGTGCGGGACCTGCTCGCAGTGGTCGAACTGGCCGTGCAGGACCCGCAGGAGTGGACCGCGCCGGCCCTCACCGACGCGCTGCTGGGCGTGTGCGGCGGACTGGACCCCATCGAAGTGCGGCGGCTGCGGATGCTGCTGCGCTCGGCCGAGATCGCCGACGGCGGAGAGCGCACGGCGGGCGACCTGCTGGTCTCGGGCCTGCGGCATCCACTCGAACTCGAAGCGCTCGACACGCGCGAGGCGCGACGGGCCGCCCGCCTGGGGCTGACGCTTGCGGCCGTGCGCGCGCAGGCGGACGAGCACGCCACCGCCCACGAGCTGCTGTGGACCGTGTGGGAGCGCAGCGGACTGCAGCGGGCGTGGCGCGAAGCCGCCCGGGGAAACGGGCCCGTCGCCGATCAGGCCAACCGCGACCTGGATGCGGTCGTCGCACTCTTCCAGGCCGCGAAGCGCTTCGGCGAGCGTCAGCCGGGCGAACCGGCCGCCACGTTCGTTCGGGCCGTGCGCGACAGCGACGTCGCCGAAGACCGCCTCGACGACGTCGAGCGGGCCGACGCCGTGCACGTCCTCACTCCCGCAGCCGCCGCGGCGCGATCGTTCGACACCGTGATCGTGGCCGGGGTGCAGGACGGGATCTGGCCCAACACGCGCGTGCGCGGCGGGCTCCTGCAGACCTGGCGGCTCGCGGATGCGGTGCTGCGCCCCGATGCGCCCACGGCGGGCATCCTCGACCGCCGGCGACAGGCGATGCACGACGAGCTGCGCCTGTTCGCCCGCGCCGTCTCCCGCGCGAACAGGCGCCTCGTGGTCACGGCCGTGGACGACGACGACCAGGGTCCCAGCGTGTTCTTCGAGATGCTGCCGGCCCCTGAGCCGGCCGGCTCGCTGGCGGAGCATCCGCTGTCGCTGCGAGGCCTCGTCGCCCAGCACCGGCGCACGCTGACCTCAGCACGGTCCACCGCCGCACAGCGACGGGCGGCGGCGGGACAGCTCGCCGTGCTCGCCGGTGCGGAGGTCGCCGGAGCCGCCCCGGAGTCGTGGTACGGGATGCTGCCGCCCACCTCCACCGCGCCGCTGCGCGACCTCGACCGCGAGCCCGTGCGGGTGTCGCCCTCGCGGCTGCACGCGCTGGAGGAGTGTCAGCTCGACTGGGTCATCTCCGACCTGGGCGGAGACCGCCAGGGTATGACCGCCGGCATCGGGACGGTCCTGCACGCGGCGCTGGAGACCGCCGAGTCGCCGGACGAGGAGGCGCTGTGGGCGGCGGTGGAGGCGCGCTGGGGCGAACTGGAGTTCGAAGCGGCGTGGCGCGAGCGTGCCGAGCGCACGCGGGCGCGCGACCTCGTCCGCCGCCTCGCGCTGTACCTCGCGCGGTTCGCCGCCGACGGCGGCCGCCTCCTCGGCGCCGAGCGGCACTTCGAAGTGCCCATCCCGCTGGAAGACGCCGGCGCGCACGGCGCCGTGCTCAGCGGCGACATCGACCGCGTGGAGCTCGCCCCCGACGGTTCGGTGGTGATCGTCGATCTGAAGACCGGCAAGAGCGAGCCGCAGACCGACGCGAAGGTGGCCGAGAACCCCCAGCTCGCGGCGTACCAGCTCGCCCATGCGGCCGGGGCGATCGACGCCGTCGCCGGCATGCCGTCGGGCGGGGCCAAGCTGCTGGTGCTGCGGCCCACTGCCGCGACGGCGGACTACGTCACGCCCCGCCAGCCCCCCTTCGACGACGATCAGCGGGCCGCGTTCGTCGCGCGCGTGGCCGATGCCGTCGACGTCATGCGCGGCACGAGCTTCGCGGCCGCGTACGAGGAGCACTGCCGCGACGAGTACGCGTACGGGGTGTGCCGCATCCACACGATCGCAGCGGTGAGCGCGTCGTGA
- a CDS encoding aminopeptidase P family protein — MDTTGESDTMTPADATESTTTNRRQPFPRGFLDTISTGWADRPEIIPPRREAATWAVARRDAVSRAFPGRRVVVPAGSLKQRSNDTDYPFRAHSAFAHLTGWGSDAEPDSVLVLDPTGRAGHEATLYFRERADRTSAEFYSDASIGEFWIGPRPALAGVAAELGLATAHIDSLDRQDGDLVVDEDADLTRFVSELRLIKDEFEIAQMRHAVEVTARGFDDIVADLPRIIAHPRGERLVEGVFHTRARADGNTEGYDTIAASGPHACYLHWTRNDGPVHPGDLILVDAGVEIDTLYTADITRTIPVNGRFSPIQRKIYETVREAADAAFAAARPGVKFRSVHEAAMTVIAQRVAEWGLLPVTAEEALDADAGGQHRRYMVHGTSHHLGLDVHDCAQARREMYYDGILEPGMVFTIEPGLYFQADDLTVPEEYRGIGVRIEDDVLMTADGAVNLSAALPRTADEVEAWVARAR, encoded by the coding sequence ATGGACACGACAGGCGAGAGCGACACGATGACTCCGGCGGATGCGACGGAATCGACCACGACGAACCGCCGTCAGCCTTTCCCCCGCGGCTTCCTCGACACCATCTCCACCGGCTGGGCCGACCGCCCCGAGATCATCCCGCCCCGACGGGAGGCCGCCACGTGGGCCGTCGCTCGCCGCGACGCGGTGTCGCGCGCCTTCCCGGGACGACGCGTCGTCGTGCCCGCCGGGAGCCTCAAGCAGCGCAGCAACGACACCGATTACCCCTTCCGCGCCCACTCCGCCTTCGCGCACCTGACCGGGTGGGGGTCGGACGCCGAGCCCGACTCCGTGCTGGTGCTCGATCCGACGGGCCGGGCCGGTCACGAGGCCACGCTGTACTTCCGCGAGCGGGCCGACCGCACCTCGGCGGAGTTCTACAGCGACGCCTCCATCGGCGAATTCTGGATCGGGCCCCGTCCCGCTCTGGCGGGCGTGGCCGCCGAACTCGGCCTCGCCACCGCCCACATCGACAGCCTCGACCGGCAGGACGGGGACCTCGTCGTCGACGAGGACGCCGACCTCACGCGGTTCGTGTCGGAACTGCGCCTGATCAAGGACGAGTTCGAGATCGCGCAGATGCGTCACGCCGTCGAGGTCACGGCGCGCGGCTTCGACGACATCGTCGCCGACCTCCCCCGCATCATCGCGCACCCGCGCGGCGAGCGGCTCGTGGAGGGTGTGTTCCACACGCGCGCCCGCGCCGACGGCAACACCGAGGGCTACGACACGATCGCCGCCTCGGGCCCGCACGCGTGCTACCTGCACTGGACCCGCAACGACGGCCCCGTGCACCCCGGCGACCTCATCCTGGTGGACGCCGGCGTGGAGATCGACACCCTCTACACCGCCGACATCACCCGCACGATCCCGGTGAACGGCCGGTTCTCCCCCATCCAGCGCAAGATCTACGAGACCGTGCGCGAGGCCGCCGACGCCGCCTTCGCCGCGGCGCGCCCCGGCGTGAAGTTCCGCAGCGTGCACGAGGCGGCCATGACCGTGATCGCGCAGCGCGTGGCCGAATGGGGACTGCTCCCCGTGACCGCCGAGGAGGCGCTGGATGCCGATGCCGGCGGTCAGCACCGCCGCTACATGGTGCACGGCACGAGCCATCACCTCGGCCTCGACGTGCACGACTGCGCCCAGGCGCGGCGGGAGATGTACTACGACGGGATCCTCGAACCCGGCATGGTGTTCACCATCGAGCCGGGGCTGTACTTCCAGGCCGACGACCTGACCGTTCCCGAGGAGTACCGCGGCATCGGCGTGCGGATCGAGGACGACGTCCTGATGACCGCCGACGGTGCGGTGAACCTCTCCGCGGCCCTTCCGCGCACCGCGGACGAGGTCGAGGCCTGGGTCGCACGCGCCCGCTGA
- a CDS encoding general stress protein — protein sequence MSMLGGRVPAGREAVGETLASYPTYEAAQKAVSTLIAAEIPARDIAIVGQGLRSIERVTGRLGYATAARSGALNGLLLGLLFSFIFVLGTPTVQISVFLGVLLVGVAIGMLFSLVTYSIVRRRRDFASVMQVTADRYEVCIVPASLAKARQTLGAAATVAAPPPPPPAAGGEPPRYGERLPDPVGPPVAGPPAAPPSDAAPGAQEPGRTPPEPPRYGERTEG from the coding sequence ATGAGCATGCTCGGTGGACGCGTTCCGGCCGGCCGCGAGGCGGTCGGAGAGACGCTGGCGTCCTACCCCACGTACGAGGCCGCCCAGAAGGCCGTGTCGACTCTCATCGCCGCGGAGATCCCGGCACGCGACATCGCGATCGTCGGTCAGGGGCTGCGCTCGATCGAGCGGGTCACCGGCCGGCTCGGCTACGCCACGGCAGCCCGCTCCGGTGCGCTCAACGGCCTGCTGCTGGGCCTGCTGTTCTCGTTCATCTTCGTCCTGGGCACGCCCACCGTGCAGATCTCCGTCTTCCTCGGAGTGCTGCTGGTCGGTGTGGCGATCGGGATGCTGTTCAGCCTGGTGACGTACTCGATCGTGCGTCGCCGCCGCGACTTCGCCTCGGTCATGCAGGTGACCGCCGACCGGTATGAGGTGTGCATCGTGCCGGCGAGCCTGGCCAAGGCGCGCCAGACCCTCGGTGCGGCAGCGACCGTAGCCGCGCCCCCGCCGCCCCCGCCCGCCGCCGGTGGCGAGCCGCCGCGCTACGGCGAGCGCCTGCCGGATCCGGTGGGTCCGCCCGTGGCGGGCCCGCCCGCCGCACCGCCTTCCGATGCCGCGCCGGGCGCCCAGGAGCCGGGGCGGACCCCGCCGGAGCCGCCGCGGTACGGCGAGCGCACCGAGGGGTGA
- a CDS encoding DUF3107 domain-containing protein yields MEIRIGIANTGRELTFETNESPEVVKKAVADALDASATHVTFTDSKGNAYLVPTAGLAFVEIGTEDTRRVGFVA; encoded by the coding sequence GTGGAGATCCGTATCGGAATCGCGAACACCGGCCGCGAACTCACCTTCGAGACCAACGAGTCGCCGGAGGTCGTGAAGAAGGCCGTCGCCGACGCGCTGGACGCCTCCGCGACGCACGTGACCTTCACCGACAGCAAGGGCAACGCCTACCTCGTCCCCACCGCCGGGCTCGCGTTCGTGGAGATCGGCACGGAGGACACCCGCCGCGTCGGCTTCGTCGCCTGA
- a CDS encoding alpha/beta family hydrolase, protein MTAAAGAARIPVELPAGTVTISADSVRPPSAWATIAIAHGAGAGRTHPFLTGFADGMQRAGVATLLFDFPYREAGRRMPGPAAHAVATWHAVLAWLAERAAPGPVWAAGKSYGGRMASMAAAEGVIDPAGLVYLGYPLHPPGDPAKARVAHLPDVPQPQLFVSGTRDPFVDPHEQLEQAVATCQDARLVWIDGAAHSFEGAGRPRDPARLGADLAPLVAGFLRERA, encoded by the coding sequence GTGACCGCCGCGGCGGGGGCTGCCCGCATCCCCGTCGAGCTTCCGGCGGGGACCGTCACCATCTCCGCCGACTCCGTCCGCCCGCCCTCGGCGTGGGCGACGATCGCCATCGCCCACGGTGCCGGCGCCGGCCGCACGCATCCCTTCCTCACCGGATTCGCCGACGGGATGCAGCGGGCCGGGGTCGCGACGCTCCTGTTCGACTTCCCGTACCGCGAGGCGGGGCGGCGGATGCCGGGACCGGCCGCGCACGCCGTCGCGACGTGGCACGCCGTGCTGGCCTGGCTCGCCGAGCGCGCAGCGCCGGGCCCGGTCTGGGCCGCGGGGAAGTCGTACGGCGGGCGCATGGCGTCGATGGCGGCCGCCGAGGGCGTCATCGACCCCGCCGGCCTCGTCTACCTCGGCTATCCGCTGCATCCGCCCGGCGATCCGGCCAAGGCCCGCGTCGCGCACCTGCCCGACGTGCCGCAGCCGCAGCTGTTCGTCTCGGGGACACGCGACCCCTTCGTCGACCCGCACGAGCAGCTCGAGCAGGCGGTGGCCACGTGCCAGGATGCGCGGCTGGTGTGGATCGACGGCGCGGCGCACTCCTTCGAGGGAGCAGGACGCCCGCGCGACCCCGCGCGCCTGGGCGCGGACCTCGCGCCGCTGGTCGCCGGCTTCCTCCGCGAGCGCGCCTGA
- a CDS encoding DEAD/DEAH box helicase yields MTTFAELGVDQDIVDALASKGIIDAFPIQEQTIPLGLPGQDIIGQAKTGTGKTFGFGIPVVQRLGLDPEHGVKALIVVPTRELAVQVYEDMDMLTQNRSTSVVAIYGGKAYEGQIEQLKAGAQIVVGTPGRLIDLSNQRLLDLSHATEVVLDEADKMLDLGFLPDIEKIFTKLPTVRHTQLFSATMPGPIVALARRFMSNPIHIRANDPDEGLTQANIEHLVYRAHSLDKDEIIARILQAEGRGKTVIFTRTKRAAQKLVDELGDRGFNAAAVHGDMSQESRERSMAAFKAGKRDVLIATDVAARGIDVDDVTHVINHTIPDDEKAYLHRVGRTGRAGKTGIAVTFVDWDDLHKWALINRALEFGQPDPVETYSSSPHLYAALGIPEGTKGRLVTAPKASAEKKTTERRPADKPAEGSSDAPRRRRRRRTAGEEGAPAESSADRSPGGGGTHDGGGKEHHDGNSAPRRRRRRRGGSRADGAPAA; encoded by the coding sequence GTGACGACTTTCGCCGAGCTCGGCGTGGACCAGGACATCGTCGACGCACTCGCGTCGAAGGGCATCATCGATGCCTTCCCCATCCAGGAGCAGACCATTCCGCTGGGCCTGCCCGGCCAGGACATCATCGGTCAGGCCAAGACCGGAACCGGCAAGACCTTCGGCTTCGGCATCCCCGTCGTCCAGCGTCTGGGCCTGGATCCCGAGCACGGCGTGAAGGCGCTCATCGTGGTGCCCACGCGCGAGCTCGCGGTGCAGGTGTACGAAGACATGGACATGCTCACCCAGAACCGCTCGACCAGCGTCGTGGCGATCTACGGCGGCAAGGCGTACGAGGGCCAGATCGAGCAGCTCAAGGCCGGCGCCCAGATCGTCGTCGGCACCCCCGGGCGCCTCATCGACCTGTCCAACCAGCGGCTCCTCGACCTCTCGCACGCGACCGAGGTCGTGCTGGACGAGGCCGACAAGATGCTCGATCTCGGGTTCCTCCCCGACATCGAGAAGATCTTCACCAAGCTCCCCACCGTCCGGCACACGCAGCTGTTCTCCGCGACCATGCCCGGGCCGATCGTCGCGCTGGCGCGGCGGTTCATGTCCAACCCCATCCACATCCGCGCCAACGACCCCGACGAGGGCCTGACGCAGGCCAACATCGAGCACCTCGTCTACCGCGCGCACTCGCTCGACAAGGACGAGATCATCGCCCGCATCCTGCAGGCCGAGGGTCGCGGCAAGACCGTCATCTTCACGCGCACCAAGCGCGCCGCGCAGAAGCTCGTCGACGAGCTGGGCGACCGCGGCTTCAACGCCGCCGCCGTGCACGGCGACATGAGCCAGGAGTCGCGCGAGCGCTCCATGGCCGCCTTCAAGGCCGGCAAGCGCGATGTGCTCATCGCCACCGATGTCGCCGCCCGCGGCATCGACGTCGACGACGTCACCCACGTCATCAACCACACCATCCCCGACGACGAGAAGGCGTACCTGCACCGCGTGGGGCGCACCGGCCGTGCCGGCAAGACCGGCATCGCGGTGACCTTCGTCGACTGGGACGACCTGCATAAGTGGGCTCTCATCAACCGCGCGCTCGAGTTCGGCCAGCCCGACCCGGTGGAGACGTACTCGTCCAGCCCCCACCTCTACGCGGCCCTCGGCATCCCCGAGGGCACCAAGGGTCGCCTCGTCACCGCGCCCAAGGCGTCGGCGGAGAAGAAGACGACCGAACGCCGCCCCGCCGACAAGCCCGCCGAGGGCTCCTCGGACGCGCCGCGTCGGCGTCGGCGGCGCCGGACCGCCGGGGAGGAAGGCGCGCCCGCCGAGTCCTCCGCCGACCGTTCGCCCGGAGGCGGCGGCACGCACGACGGCGGCGGCAAGGAGCACCACGACGGCAACTCGGCGCCTCGCCGGCGTCGTCGGCGCCGGGGCGGCTCACGCGCCGACGGCGCTCCCGCGGCCTGA
- a CDS encoding ferritin-like fold-containing protein: MFEWFRRRNRPEGRPLTLRSRGDLGDATRVDFEELAPDVDTYLGQAAYLQLGFFETLSELIASTPELAQKESLSRAAGAALRKHEELVALIRERGDDPTALMLPFREQLDAFRRATHGLRPQETMLSVHITAGMLDDFYLALSASYGDTGRRVARILRADDDRQAIVEITQQTIASDQEWASLLALWGRRLVGDTLLVARSALRTRALDAADEAKVEPVFTDLMRGHARRMDAMGLAA; this comes from the coding sequence GTGTTCGAGTGGTTCCGTCGTCGTAACCGGCCCGAAGGGCGCCCCCTGACTCTGCGGTCCCGCGGCGATCTGGGGGATGCCACGCGCGTGGACTTCGAGGAGCTCGCGCCCGACGTCGACACCTACCTCGGCCAGGCGGCCTACCTGCAGCTGGGGTTCTTCGAGACGCTCAGCGAGCTGATCGCCTCCACGCCCGAACTGGCGCAGAAGGAATCGCTCTCCCGGGCCGCCGGCGCCGCGCTGCGCAAGCACGAGGAGCTCGTGGCCCTCATCCGGGAACGCGGCGACGACCCCACGGCGCTCATGCTCCCCTTCCGTGAGCAGCTGGACGCGTTCCGCCGTGCCACGCACGGCCTGCGCCCGCAGGAGACGATGCTCTCGGTGCACATCACCGCCGGAATGCTGGACGACTTCTACCTCGCGCTCTCGGCCAGCTACGGCGACACCGGACGCCGTGTCGCGCGCATCCTGCGCGCCGACGACGATCGTCAGGCGATCGTCGAGATCACGCAGCAGACGATCGCGAGCGACCAGGAGTGGGCGTCGCTGCTGGCGCTGTGGGGTCGCCGCCTGGTGGGCGACACGCTCCTGGTGGCGCGCTCGGCGCTGCGCACGCGCGCACTGGATGCGGCGGACGAGGCCAAGGTCGAACCGGTCTTCACCGACCTCATGCGCGGTCACGCGCGACGGATGGACGCGATGGGCCTGGCGGCCTGA